The region TAAATGAAACAGAATATGTAAAGAATATGAATGTAATACTTTCAGATATTTTGAAATGGAAGCGAAAAACTCAAGACTaaagaatattttattacaCGGTTCTACTAATTTTGTTAGAATAATTCATTATCAACGTGAATGTGGAGGCTGTACTCCTCTATTACTCTTAATTTTGAGAATGacgataataataacgataattaattacaattttgaTATATTTCATTAATGTCTATAAAAAAGCTAACGTATCTAGAAGGAATATCTAAATATGTTGTAAAATATTGataaagaaaattataaatgatcctaaCCATATGTAAGTCATATTATTGTCAAAAAAGTCCTGCGTTCGAATGTTAAACAGTATTTTTGCCATTTTGTATAAAGAAGTAATTAAACTTAGAAagtgatcgtaaattaaaattttgGGAGGTGCTTCTCGAACCCTTTGATAAAAATACTATTAAAAAGCTAAaccaacaaaagaacaaattatTGCGCGCGATTGAATGAACTTTCTATACACGAATAGCGTTGGTAGAAGTTAGAAATCACGTTCCGTTTTCAAAATACAAAGGAAGTAGTTTTGCAAGAGGCGTCGGATTGGCAGTGGTACTCAGCGCTGCGTTGGAGCGGCATTTGTATCACTTGTCAGAAGAAAATATTGTTGTACGTTaaaacatattacatttttatttgttattttactGTTAAAGAGATTCTaatgaaaaaatacaaaaatacaacAACATTCAGTAGTTCTATTAAACTGAGGATCACCACTATCAGCGTGACAAACCTTGCAccttgtttcgtttgcactttgAAAATGGAATATAATTACGTTACGTCTGCCTACGCCAGAGCTCGAAATTAACCAGCACACAACTTGAGGATCGTGAGGACTACGTCTCCTGATTCTCGTCGCGCGTCTTGCTTCCCGCTGATCGCCTAAAtactacacacacacacacacacacacaaagcaACAGGTGCTCCGACCCGAAAGAGACGATCATCGGGGAACGAGATGCCCGACGGGAGTCAAgaggcgtagccctcgcgatCTGAATGTTGCGTGCTGGTAAATTCCGAGCCCTAACCTATGCCATCAGTAGGTCAAAGGATCGTCCTTTCACGTCGAGTGATTAACGCTATTTCTACCGATCTTTTGTATTGTATACTTAAacttagaaaataatttttaattagaatTTTGGAAGGTATTTGTTGACCCCTTTGGTAAAAACAGCGTTAAAATTTTCTTATGCATGTTTGACATATTTTGACTGTCGAGTCACCCATATGTGGATAACGgaattatataatatcttgCTAATTTTATTAGAATCCGCAAaatgtaagaatgttgaaaagtAATTGGTATTATGCAACTTAACTTTCCAATTTCAAAATTTGATTAAATGAAAGACTTTACTTTCATGGAACTTTTGAGATTGTTAAAAAAGAACTTTAACACAAAGTGTTAAAACTTTTGGAATAAATTGAAacataacaatattaatatatataataaataataataaatattacaataattgttGTTTATtagtatatagggtgtccctgAAAAGTATGTACAAGCGGACACCAGGTCATTTctcataaaaaaaaaacatgaaaaaaatatAGGATAACTTTTTTTTGTTTAGGACtcaattttcgagaaaatcggaatttaaaaattcgctctatattacatatatacattCTTGCGGCTTAGATATGGTTCGTCGAGCAGAGTTGTgcagaattacaattgaattactcaagaaattataattacaaagtgatTCAATTACGTTCTAATTTGTAATTCAGATTGCTATTGAATGAAATTACAAAGCGattcaattaaattgtaattcgtaattcagatcgtcgttcaattcaattacaaagttattcaattgcattgtaacTCCGTAATTCATAGGAAAAACGACGCCGCGTTCATTCAATTGTTATACCTACACAACCATACACGCACATTCACTGTCATACCACTGCATTCGTATACGCGCACAAGAGCGTATGTATAAAGCGAATTTTCAAACCCGATTTTCTTGAAAACTAACTTGAAAACTAAATCCCAAACAAAAAAAAGTCATTCCATATTTTTCTCATGTCTTTTCTATGAAAAATCACATGGTGCCTACTTGTATCTTTCAGGGACACCctgaatattttcgtactaaTGATATTATATCAAACCGTATCGCCGTATTCAGAAAAAAGCGCAAAACACCTTCAAAGTTCAAAATTTGCATTTTTTTTCAAAACCGATTTTCTCAAAAACTATATGTGACCCACGAAAATCTACTAAACATGTTTACACAAAGTTACTGCACATTTACTTGGAATACGATGACCAGATAATTTTTACCCAGAGTTTGTAAATCGGCACCTAATTACTCAGACTTTAAAAAGAGTTTTTAGTTCTTGAAAGATTAATTGGTTTAcaagaaatattttcaaaaatatgttttgaaaaattgatgtAAAAAAAGTGAAAATGGTCATAAGTATTGTCAATTGTACAGATGTGAAAATGATCTGTCCTCCGaggattaaataaatgaataagtaCGTAAAATCTTGGGTCTCTCTttgtgaaattataatatacatatctgAAGGTACAACATATAAATTATAACTGAACTGCGTATTTTGATGCAAAAGAGATGTATTCTTTCTTTTCATGTtttcaataaattgaaaattttttttaattatttaattaaaattaaattcttCTGATATCTTTATGGCTCTGTATTTCACTTGCACATTTttctataaatacataaaattcgcagtccaatcATAACTATATCGCATATAACGAAATTAAGAGAAACATTTTATTCTTTTACAGTTTGTAATTAGCCCAAAGAGTTTGGATAAGGAAATCAAATTGCAAATACCAATAGTCCTAGCCACTTATCCTCTGAGGCAAGAAGGTGCTCCAGCGGGAACTGCACCGTCGAAACGAGGAGCACATTATCCGTCGACGTTGCCAATATTTCGGCCGTGGTTGGACGATAAAGCTTTCGAAATACAAGAGTAAACGAGTTTAATTAACTTTCACCAGCGTCCTTGATAGCTAAGATACAAACTTTTTGGATGAAGACACTCTGGGATTACACATTAATACGACGTATACAGTTTGAAAAATGTGAAGTGAAACTCCTTCGATAATATTAATACGCTTATAATGATACTTACTCTATAAAACGCAAGAAAAAATCGACTATTTATAGTTCTCCCCAAAAATGAAGACCGACTAAAAGTAATTAGAGATAGTTAAATACACTATTTTTAACATATtccttttttatatttttttcagattttttaatataattcaatgaaattataaattttaatcgTTTCTACGAAATGACGTGATTAAAGTTTTGTaaacattatattattttaaagagATATTAAAAAACTATGTTGCTTTCTCGAACGTTAACGAAAGTTGGCGTTAACGAAAATTTGCGTGCAAGAAATTTTATATGTACCAAAAAAAAGTTCGAAGTTAGCGACGAATTTTGTTTAGAAATAGCTAAAATAATTGCTATCGTTAACAGGATTACTTTTGCACAGTAACGAATGTATAAagttaatatttttattgtataaattaattgaaCATATTATATTGACAGAATTGCCATATTTATGTACAGTAAATATGACTCAACAGaagagtataatattatatgtgtaTAAAAAACAATAGATATCATGACAATAAAAAAGATGCGTTAACAAGTTTCCATTATCAAGTTCCCATTTCTCCTTTCAATTTTTCCATAACTTTCTCTACTGTAGTGCCGCCAGATACTACGACGACTTTTTGTCGACTTCGAGATCCCTACAAAAAATTATATTTAGGTACATATTGTGATCTAAGAAAATGTAACCAATATAAAACGGAAATTAGACTAACTCTATCTAAGGAGACGTCTGACTTTCGCATGCCTAATACGGAAGCCAAGTATTTTACAAGTTCCGTATTTGCCTCGCCTTCGACAGGAGGTGCAGATATGGCGACACCCACGGCATCGTTTGAAATATCTACAAAGAAATGATCTTTTTTGATATCAAAGATGTAACTTCCTCAATCTTACTTTCTTAAATTACGAAATAATATTACCCGTTATATTATTATGCTTAGCTCCAGGCTTTGCTTGAATTTTTATGGTAACATTTCCGTCTTTATCTAGACTTACAGGTCCTTTAGATTCCTACCGAAAAATTACTTTATCATAAATGTATTTAGTAAAtgttaaaatatttgaaaacatTTTAATACTATTCGTCTTTTTATAATACATAAAGCTGTAAAACTCCTTATATGATCGAAAAGAGTGTTTTGTATGAAACATCATCGTTAATCCTGTAATTTTTGTTCGATGTAAATAAAAGAATCTATATTAGATTAGAACTGGATATTTCAAAAGGCATCTAGTAAATTGCGAATATAATGTTGCCATTTTGATTATTCGCACATTCAGAAGCGACATCTAGTTGCATCGAGTATAAAGCGAAAGTGTACTATAGAAAATGTCATGTTATTTTCTGAATAGGTGATCAAACCTCGATCacgttttaaatttttattctcCGAATCAGATTTGGTAAGCTACTTTTTGTATTATCTACTAACCTCATTAACCGTTACTTTCTGAGTTTTTCCACTTTTCTTCGAGGTCTGTTTCGACATTTCACGAACACTTGTTAAATGCTGTAATATTCTTTTATGTAGACACGTATTTCCAAAGTACCACGTCATTTATCATTTAGAAGTgacttgtattatatttatggtTTACTAAcattatatgaaatatattcaGATTATTCTCTAACCTCTTTACTTGAGCTGACCAATACATCTGCGCACGTGTAGCAGAAATGCCAACCTTACACTATAGGGGAATTCGCGTAGCGCGCGCATTTAAATTGAATCGATAGGTTATCAGTGCTGTAGATGTAAACGCAAGttattttattgtttacatacgaaaagaaaataataagttATATATTGAAAGAATTAAATTCACATATTAACCATGATAAAATTTAGATCAACATGCCTAAGAAATTTGTCGGAGAAAATAGCAAAGCTATTGCTGCTAGAGCAAGGAAGGCAGCGGTGAAAGAAGCTGAAACTACGAGAAAAGCTTTGGAAGCAGAGGAAAAGGCATGGCAAGATGATGATAAACAATTGCTAAAGAAAAAACAAAGACAGGCAggcataatatttaaataataattaccacATTCTTTAATGCACATTATTTACAATTTCGTTAATTTCTTACTTACAGAAAGAACAAGAGAAAAAACGCCAGCAACAGTTAGAAAAGAAGGCAGAGGCGAAAGCTTTACTCGAGAAGGAAATGGCAAATATAAAAGTAGGTGGCAAACAACCTGCCGCGAAAATTACCAGAGCTGAAATTGTAGTTGCAACAGAAAAACGAAGCCAGGCAGCAATGAAAAAGAAAGAGGAGGAAAAACCAATCGAAGAAAACTTAAATAGATTGACAATTGAAGAGGAAACTGCACATGGTATAGATGAAGCCTTAACTATTTTAAGGTAAGAAATTATATTTATGACATAATTTTATTCATGTCATGAATTTTCCACCGTGAGAGTAAAGTTAACTATGTTGGTAATATTATCCGTTTTAGTACAAAGGATTCAGAAATTGATCGTCATCCAGAGAAACGCGTAAAAGCGGCGTACGCCAGTTTTGAAGAAAAGATGATGCCTATTATTAAAGAACAAAATCCAACGTTAAGGTTAAGTCAATTAAAACAAATACTAAAGAAGGAATGGATGAAGTCCCCGGAAAATCCACTTAATCAAAAATTAATGTTGAATCGCTGATAATACTCAATTGTGACAACACAAACGTACATAACGACTGAATAGATGGTTAACAGGAATACATGGAATAAGACTTATAAATATAATCATgaataaatcaaatgtgtcTGTACACAATTTTATTGTAAACGAATAAGTTATACTCCAGTAGAATAGAGAAAATCACATTGTATAAATCATCTTTGGTATAACTTATACGCTACCACATAGCCTCTAGATCGTATTTTACAACTTCATTTACAAACCAACCGTCGTTAAGGCCGCGTAAAGTTGAACAGTCGATATAACAACCGTGTACACGTTTTGGCACAGTTATCATGTGAACTAATGaaatatgtttcaaaatgtcAATAATCGCCTGCAGCTATTTCTCCGTCTCTCGCAACGTTATAGAAAAAGTTTCGTAAAAAATAGTTATAAAAAGATTGGTTACAGCATTACaatcgtataaaatagtatCTATACAAACGAATTTTCACCAATATAAAACTAGATTATATACAGTAGGTTCTAATCTTTGTCTCGATGCATTAAATTTGCCGAAGCAATTTAAACATAAGGCACCATATTTTTTTCGTTAAAATGTACAATGAGTCGAATACCCGTACAGTGAACTTGAATCAAATATAATCTTATTATGTAATAACATGTTTTATAAAAAATGTCACGAACCTAACTATATTACCGCtaccattttttatttttccatAAATCTATAAAACAATGTATCATATGATTCAATTGGTCCGGGCAGTCAGTCATAGGCGTATGGCCGGCTGATGGTATCGCCTCCAGAAAAGCTTTCAGCATGGTCTGAAAAATTTTAAAAGAAAACTACAATTAGCATATTCTATCGAGAATCGCAGCGTGAAACATGTAAATGAAATCACATCTTTGTCATTTACGATCATGAAAATAATTCTCcaaataaaattgatttttctcAATATCATTCTTTTAGAGACGATTTGAAATCCATAAACGCGTTctttttcaataaaatgttattttgaaTACTTACACTATTTGATGCACTTTGCGACCCACAATGAACGcaaatttaaatatttccaaAAAATACTCGCTTCTAAAAAGTCTATAATCCCATTGGAAAAACGTCAATAATTCCTTTCTCCTTTTACGCTGAAATTCTTCTTCTCCCATCAAATATTTTTCACGCGTTATTGttaaatttcaaatttatattaatgtagACCACGGAAATATTCGGACATTTTTTAATACagaataatttttaaaacattaaaccaaatgacttgaattttttaaattgctaGAGAGACTCTAGTTTACTAAACAATCACcgaaaaaattttgcaaaaattaaaattgaaatggcAAGAAAGACAAAAAAAGgtatattttttaacttttttctttgaacgcataatttaattttaaacattgttgtaaaaatttcatcgaaatcagttaacgttTTTATAATCTCTAAATAATTAAAGATTATGGAAATAACAGGTTTCTGTTATACTTCGGTACACTGGTGTCCCAATATGTTTATGTCCGACTTGAACCATTTATTTAAGTATGAATGTAATGATCGAGAAACACGCTTGCAATCACACATTGTTTTATATAAAAGGACAACTTCAATGAAATCTAATCCAAAGTTCATTGTTTCTCGCACTGTTCTTTTGTTTTTGCATTCAATTCATCACCAAGTGGCGAATGATATTGAAAAAATGTGAAACAGATgaaattcaaattaaaaaataatatacttAAAAACATACCCGTTCCATTTGGCATTCCTGCACCAGTGACACTTTATTGTCCCTTAAACCATGTATAAGAAGCGTCGGCGTGCATATCCTTCTATGGAAAACGTAGTCACCATCCGGCCAAATCATGCCGTCCAAAACATATTTCATGTGCGAGGGCCATTGTTCCGGTGGCTCGGGGCCACAGTAAGGGTGTTGTCGGCCCCTCGCTGAATATAATATGTCTCTGTGAAGGCCACACATTAGGAAAGGTGCGAGGATCGCTCTGAGGCAACAGTGACCGGCGCTTTCGGTGCTCGGCGCTGCTAAAGGAGTTGGTCCACCTCCGGATATTAAGACTAGCTGATGTATATTACTATCGTATTTACAGGCCAAGGCGGCAGCAAAACTGCATCTGTGACAAACGAAATTAGCAAAATCTTAAACTTTGTCACTGTACGGTACAGCAATATTCAATATGTATTCAACTCGAGGGCTATACGTATTGACATGGATTTCTTCATGTTGTAGTTACAATAAAGGTTCTTCGTGATACGCGTTATACCGGATGAGTCATGTAACTCTTTCCTAATTTCTCTTCCTgttgtataaaaaaaaaagatatttgaATTTTAGTGTCTTTTTTAGAACATCTTTAGAGCATTCAGACTGAAGGTCGTATTTTTGAACGCCAACTTTAGATAGGTGAGTGCCAAAACTATGCATCGCTAAAATTcaaatatcttctaaaccaaTGATAGACAATATGTATTCGAAGTCAGAAGGTatgattgaaacaatttttcgaaTACTATAAGTGGGCGAAAATTGCTCACAAAGGTGGGTCTGTATCATCGTCAGCCCATCGTATCATTGACTTTCGTATAGTTGGGGTGATGTTCGGTACTAGTTCGGATAATAAGGGCTCAGCTAGGAGTTCTAAAACCGGGCATTGACAAAAATTTCGTTCGCGTAAATAGAGTTCAGAAAAAGCTCTACTCTAACATAATAATGGAAGTTTCTTGTAAAGGCTGAGTTCGCAAATTTCTAAAAGGAACTAAGAGCGTTTCAAAATCAATCAACCCTCGGCCTGCCAATTCTGGGTCACTCTAAAGTACGTAAACAATGTTACGCTCGCTAAACGCAGTTGCTGCAAGTATTCAGCATAGAGGCGAACAGGGCAGTCTTGTATTAGAAAACTACTATTGTGTGTATACATTGTGAAAAtgatgaataaaaaaataattttcctgCATTTTGCATTCATTTTTTTATCTTACCTGTcctttatatgtataataattggactacggattttatgcatttatgacaaaaatgagcagaccaaatgaaaaatagcaaaatcatttaaacaatttgaagATATTATTGCATTGCTGTCTACTCACCAATATTATTAAGAAAAGGAATAAATTTTTATGCAGTTCctatatcttgcaattaatgaggactatttttatcttgcataaagatccgcacagtctgataataatacataattttcACAGAAAAACTAACTAAGTCCAAAAATACCCAGCGTTAGTTTCCTGCGTCCTGGTGGAAGGTCGTGTTTCCGAGGACTAATTGCTTTCCCCGAAGTTTACGTACTTCGTGGCCAAGTTCGCAAGAGTTATTCTCATTGTTAATCGTTTCACAACATCACAGAGTAATAAACGCGTCATTTGCAATCAAGTTTACATTTTGTTTGTAATTTTTTACATTcattcatttcatcatttgtatGCGAACTTATATAAATTACTTCAAcgagataaaaatatatttttgttttccatGTCAATGtgtttatataatttaaaacaaacgataaaacaattttaaaaagaGATTTGGAATGGAACCTCTTTTCGTTATTAAATTCTAGCGCGGCAATTCCGTGATTAACGGTATCACGGAATTTTCTTGGAACGAAATATTTTCTGTACACTATTACGAGTTAAGGGAtatctatatttaataaattcaatttaatataatagcatacatcatgtgttcgtcTTAACGTTATAGGGCAAGAGATTAATTTCTCTTCTAGACAACCAAGTATGTAATTTTCCTACAATTCATACCAAGGTGTTAGAACGTTCGCCACATTCTCAGGTAAATACCACAATCCGGGTAGGACATGTGTTAATTTTTGTAATGCAATCGCGTAACGGCTACTGAACTATACGTGGTTTGTGAACTTAACCAACTGCCTACGTATGCATATCGTGTTGCAATGTCGCGCGAAGAATTAATGCAACTCTCCTCATTGTTACGGCATCGCTTCGCGTAGGTCGCGATTACCGCACAAGAGTTAGCGACTATTGGTGGTGTACACAATAAACTCGAAGACTTTTCCCAATATTCACGTATCAGCTGTTTCAGATTCGTTTGTTATC is a window of Megalopta genalis isolate 19385.01 chromosome 17, iyMegGena1_principal, whole genome shotgun sequence DNA encoding:
- the LOC117225193 gene encoding coiled-coil domain-containing protein 124; the encoded protein is MPKKFVGENSKAIAARARKAAVKEAETTRKALEAEEKAWQDDDKQLLKKKQRQKEQEKKRQQQLEKKAEAKALLEKEMANIKVGGKQPAAKITRAEIVVATEKRSQAAMKKKEEEKPIEENLNRLTIEEETAHGIDEALTILSTKDSEIDRHPEKRVKAAYASFEEKMMPIIKEQNPTLRLSQLKQILKKEWMKSPENPLNQKLMLNR
- the LOC117225194 gene encoding UPF0235 protein C15orf40 homolog isoform X1, whose protein sequence is MTWYFGNTCLHKRILQHLTSVREMSKQTSKKSGKTQKVTVNEESKGPVSLDKDGNVTIKIQAKPGAKHNNITDISNDAVGVAISAPPVEGEANTELVKYLASVLGMRKSDVSLDRGSRSRQKVVVVSGGTTVEKVMEKLKGEMGT
- the LOC117225194 gene encoding UPF0235 protein C15orf40 homolog isoform X2; the protein is MSKQTSKKSGKTQKVTVNEESKGPVSLDKDGNVTIKIQAKPGAKHNNITDISNDAVGVAISAPPVEGEANTELVKYLASVLGMRKSDVSLDRGSRSRQKVVVVSGGTTVEKVMEKLKGEMGT